A region of the Thermogladius calderae 1633 genome:
ATCCACTCTAAACCCCAGCCTCTCGAGAGCTGTTACACCTAGTAAAGCATCTATGTTTGTAGGTAGTTTGAGATCTGGCCACACCTCAATATCCCCGTGAGTCACAGAGTCTTCCACCCTTATCTCCCCACCACCATACTTAACCTTGATTATTCCACCATTTGGAAGCTTCCTAAACCTTTCATACTTATACTCTATACCCAGCCCCTGAACCTTCTCCGGAGTGGTAATGATATCCCCATAGAAACCTGTGTCAACTAAAGCCCTTAGCCTAGCTCCACCCCTAGGCCCATACACTTCAACATCAACAACAACCGAACCCATGCCGCATATAACCCAATTCTACTTTGCTTTAAGAGGTTAAAATAATTCATCCAATTGGTCGCAAAAGTTTTTTAAACAAGGATTTTGTTTCGGAATGGCTTGAAAAATGCTATTGCAAACAAATATCCGTGAGGGCTGTTTCCAAAAATACTTTACTGGAGATTTACCTTTTTCGACCTATTGGGGGTTAAGGGGCTCCCTGCCCGAACTTCCTCAACCCCACGCTGTGTATCCTGATCTTGCCGTACGCCTCCGGGTGTTGGTCGTGGAGTTGCTTAAGCTTGCTAAAGCATTCCTCACTCACCCACACGTGGACCTCAGCGAAGTCCTTAACAGACTCCTTAAACCAGTTCCTCACTACTTGCTCTGGGTGTGTGGTGACTTCGTTACAGGATTCTACCTCAACCGCTACTGCCTTGCTGTAGAGGGGTCTCCAGGCAACCTTATCAACCGGCACGGCCACTAAGTCTGGCCTAGCCTTAAGTTAGGGGTCCTGCCTGACGGGCGCAACTACGTAGCCTCTCGCATAATACCGTCACACAGTGGTTCTAGCGACCTCATAGCTCTTGTCAGATGGTGCGGTAGTACTGACTCCTATGGGGAAGCCCCTAACATACTTTACCACCTTCTTACTGCCCTCACGCTCGACCTCAACGTGGCCTGAAGCCGCTAGCCTGCTCACAGCTTTCTCAACTTCTCCCCTGCGGGCGCCAAGCCTTGCTGCAAGATCCACCACAGAAGTCGCGCCATGCCTGCACACGTAGTATAGGGAAAGCGTATCCAAGGGCCTCAAGGAATCCTCGTACTTCGGGACAGTGTTTATTACGGACTTGAGGTCTGCCTTAACAGCCTCACATGGATCTAAAGCCTTCGTGCATATCTCCTCCCTAACGACCTCATGCGGGACGTAGTCTAGCTGGACAATGACTAGGAGAGAATGCTTCTTGTCCAGTCTGGCGGTAACCTTCACGACTACTCTCCCCGCAGACAAGCCTCCTTTATCACTCGAGGCTCTGCAGGCTAGTGGCCGCATCATGGAGACCGTGAGCAGGGGAGTCTGCGAGTAGGAGAGAGCATTAACCCAAGGGGGCTCTCCGCGGTCTTCGACTGCTGCGGCGTGAAAGCCGTTGACGAGGTTGAGAAGAGAATTGGAGAGCACACACAGATATCCTCATGAAGGCTAGCGATAGAGCAGCTGTCGTGGAGTGCAAGCAGAGTCCTTCAAAAACATGGCTTGCCAAGGCGCGCAAGCAAGCAGTCCTCCAAAGCTTCTCTGGCAGCTAACAAAAATGTTGAGACAAATCACTATTTTATCTTGTTAGGTTTTACCCTCTCTTCTATAAACTGCGAAGTGGGAAATGATTAATGCGATTCCTAGCAGTGTTAAGACAAATCCTGGCATCATCAGCTCATTGAATGTTGTGTACTCTGTTGATGGTTGGTAGGTAGTTGTTGTGGTAGTTACCGTTTTATATCCTATTCTTTCATACTCTATGGTTGCCTTAACAGTTTTCGAAGCAA
Encoded here:
- a CDS encoding MarR family transcriptional regulator, with translation MLSNSLLNLVNGFHAAAVEDRGEPPWVNALSYSQTPLLTVSMMRPLACRASSDKGGLSAGRVVVKVTARLDKKHSLLVIVQLDYVPHEVVREEICTKALDPCEAVKADLKSVINTVPKYEDSLRPLDTLSLYYVCRHGATSVVDLAARLGARRGEVEKAVSRLAASGHVEVEREGSKKVVKYVRGFPIGVSTTAPSDKSYEVARTTV